In one window of Helianthus annuus cultivar XRQ/B chromosome 17, HanXRQr2.0-SUNRISE, whole genome shotgun sequence DNA:
- the LOC110925335 gene encoding trithorax group protein osa-like, with the protein MKNQCTSPKSQGNRRPHGYNYLIGNGQPLVNPSVQALAEGQTQLFEIVQKLIVTNDQSQGAIEVVDNTKPKVIMPPMFLRGRGKGPVSGHDHEAGPSHRRTPSITMSTSPQEPWRLYIEPGRRSVSLSSSPSYQHSFGPHSENEPNNQPPAFIPLQRSNSHHSFGDPTPVFQSRFNPANLLPEPVGFNPLGPGDHFSGENDMDEDTDPVEPASGTPNHPIEISNGSSFHGSPYRGPDSFMEKFNQYDWYFTPSEHSHHEQQQDPSVGHQFVAVTPPPPPPPSSGSHYPPLQEEEDPYNGGPSSPIPDVNSVPMVPPLGFDNPIPAYAGSAAYNPFEQPTHTHYNYNYDYAEVDPYQVARDYNALHPEGPYGGPWTTGYPTYGYQHQPPPPPVYQPPQPQIQQEVLERLNQVEQEVREDRRERQGFFKGLSDLLKGKSKRRGH; encoded by the exons ATGAAGAACCAGTGCACCAGCCCCAAAAGCCAAGGGAATAGACGTCCACATGGGTACAACTATCTCATTGGGAATGGTCAACCATTAGTTAACCCAAGTGTGCAAGCACTTGCAGAGGGTCAAACACAACTATTTGAGATAGTGCAAAAACTTATCGTGACAAATGACCAATCTCAAGGAGCCATTGAAGTAGTTGATAACACCAAACCCAAA GTCATCATGCCACCTATGTTCCTTCGCGGTAGAGGCAAAGGACCCGTGTCAGgtcatgatcacgaggccgggccgTCGCATCGACGTACTCCTTCCATCACCATGAGCACCAGCCCGCaagagccatggaggctctatATTGAACCTGGAAGGCGATCTGTATCCCTTAGCTCCTCTCCTTCGTACCAACACTCATTTGGGCCCCATTCAgaaaacgagcccaacaaccAGCCGCCAGCTTTCATACCTTtacagagatccaactctcatcACTCTTTTGGCGACCCAACACCCGTTTTCCAAAGCCGATTTAACCCGGCTAACCTTCTgccagaacccgtgggttttaacccacttggaccgggaGACCACTTTTCAGGGGAAAACGacatggatgaggatactgaCCCCGTGGAGCCTGCATCAGGAACGCCGAATCATCCCATTGAGATCTCAAATGGGTCATCATTCCATGGATCGCCATACCGCGGACCGGACAGTTTTATGGAGAAATTCAATCAGTatgattggtatttcaccccGTCTGAGCACTCGCATCAcgagcagcaacaggatccttcggtGGGTCATCAATTTGTTGCAGTcacgccgccgccaccaccgcca ccatcaagtggcagccattatccgccacttcaggaggaagaggaCCCATATAATGGTGGTCCGTCCAGCCCTATACCAGATGTCAACTCAGTACCTATGGTACCACCTTTGGGTTTCGATAACCCGATTCCTGCGTATGCTGGGTCAGCGGCATACAACCCATTCGAGCAGCCAACGCAcacccactacaactacaactatgatTATGCGGAGGTAGATCCGTACCAAGTAGCTCGGGATTACAATGCCCTTCATCCTGAAGGACCATATGGAGGGCCATGGACTACTGGTTACCCGACTTATGGGTATCAGCATCAGCCACCTCCTCCACCGGTGTATCAGCCGCCACAGCCACAGATTCAGCAGGAAGTCCTTGAGAGGCTAAACCAAGTTGAACAAGAAGTTCGTGAAGACCGCAGAGAGCGGCAAGGTTTCTTCAAAGGGCTGTCAGACTTGCTTAAGGGGAAGTCGAAGAGGAGGGGTCATTAA